In Pirellulales bacterium, one DNA window encodes the following:
- a CDS encoding DUF393 domain-containing protein — MATVETIEKPLPTPAERPDADVVIFDGHCRMCTAQVRKLPWWDCQHRLAYLSLHDPEVARRYPDLSHAALMKEMYVVDQNGVRHRGAGAIRYLSRRLRRLWWLMPLLHIPGSLPLWQWLYRQIAKRRYLFGRTDDCDNGSCRLHGK, encoded by the coding sequence ATGGCCACCGTCGAAACCATTGAAAAACCGCTGCCGACGCCTGCCGAGCGGCCGGACGCCGATGTCGTGATCTTCGACGGACATTGCCGCATGTGTACGGCCCAGGTGCGAAAGCTGCCGTGGTGGGATTGCCAGCATCGGCTGGCCTATCTTTCGCTGCACGATCCGGAAGTGGCTCGGCGGTATCCCGATTTGTCGCACGCTGCGCTGATGAAAGAGATGTACGTCGTCGACCAAAACGGCGTGCGGCATCGCGGCGCCGGTGCGATCCGCTATCTCTCGCGGCGACTGCGCCGGCTGTGGTGGCTGATGCCGCTGTTGCACATTCCCGGCAGCTTGCCATTGTGGCAATGGCTCTATCGCCAGATCGCCAAACGGCGATACCTTTTCGGCCGCACCGACGATTGCGACAACGGCAGTTGCCGGCTGCACGGGAAATGA
- a CDS encoding class II fumarate hydratase, giving the protein MATNEFRVEHDSMGDVRVPAQAYYGAQTQRAVENFPISGWPLPPELIHALGRVKRAAAIANRDLGTLTSGKRALSAAQIDALLAACREVIEGKFDDQFPIDVFQTGSGTSSNMNANEVISNRAIELTGGDRFAQQKPIHPNDHVNMGQSTNDMFPTAIHVAVAVAIHGQLMPALERLQSVLEAKSQAWDKIIKIGRTHLADATPLRLGQEIGGWARQIELSVARARRAAEAVYELPAGGTAVGTGINTHPEFGRRVAAALAEETGIPLVEAANHFEANAQRDGLVECHGGLRAIATTLFNVSNNLRWLSSGPRCGFYEIKLPDRQPGSSIMPGKVNPVMCESMMQVCAMVMGNDQVVAISGASGGQFQLNIMMPVMGNATLESIQLLAAATQAFVDFCASEMEANAESCEASVEKSLSMVTSLNPHIGYEKAAAIAKEAFRTGKTIRELCQDQKILPEEELARALDPWSMTEPHG; this is encoded by the coding sequence ATGGCTACGAACGAATTTCGCGTTGAACACGATTCGATGGGCGATGTGCGTGTGCCCGCCCAGGCGTATTACGGGGCGCAGACGCAACGGGCCGTCGAAAATTTTCCGATCTCGGGTTGGCCGCTGCCGCCGGAACTGATCCACGCGCTGGGCCGCGTGAAACGGGCCGCCGCGATCGCCAATCGCGATCTCGGCACGCTCACCAGTGGCAAGCGAGCCCTTTCGGCGGCGCAGATCGACGCCCTGTTGGCCGCCTGCCGCGAAGTGATCGAAGGAAAATTCGACGATCAGTTTCCGATCGACGTTTTTCAAACCGGCTCGGGCACATCGAGCAACATGAATGCCAACGAGGTGATCAGCAACCGGGCCATCGAACTCACCGGCGGCGATCGCTTCGCCCAGCAGAAGCCCATCCATCCAAACGACCACGTCAACATGGGCCAATCCACGAACGACATGTTTCCCACGGCGATTCACGTGGCCGTGGCGGTGGCCATTCATGGGCAACTAATGCCGGCGCTCGAACGGCTGCAATCGGTTTTGGAAGCGAAATCGCAGGCTTGGGACAAGATCATCAAGATCGGCCGCACGCATTTGGCCGATGCGACGCCGCTACGGCTTGGTCAAGAAATCGGCGGCTGGGCCCGGCAAATCGAATTGTCGGTGGCTCGCGCTCGGCGCGCGGCCGAGGCCGTGTATGAATTGCCCGCCGGTGGAACGGCCGTCGGCACCGGCATCAACACCCATCCGGAATTCGGCCGCCGCGTGGCCGCCGCGCTGGCCGAGGAAACCGGCATTCCGCTGGTCGAAGCCGCGAATCATTTCGAGGCCAATGCCCAGCGCGATGGCTTGGTCGAGTGCCACGGCGGCCTGCGGGCGATCGCGACCACGCTCTTCAACGTGTCGAACAATCTGCGCTGGCTCTCCTCCGGCCCACGCTGCGGCTTCTATGAAATCAAGCTTCCCGACCGGCAGCCGGGCAGTTCGATCATGCCGGGCAAGGTGAACCCCGTAATGTGCGAAAGCATGATGCAAGTGTGCGCGATGGTGATGGGCAACGATCAGGTCGTGGCCATTTCGGGCGCGTCGGGCGGCCAGTTTCAATTGAACATCATGATGCCGGTGATGGGCAACGCCACGCTCGAAAGCATTCAGCTACTGGCGGCCGCGACGCAGGCGTTCGTCGATTTTTGTGCCTCGGAGATGGAAGCCAATGCCGAAAGCTGCGAGGCGAGCGTCGAAAAAAGCTTGTCGATGGTGACGAGCCTGAATCCCCACATCGGCTACGAAAAGGCGGCAGCCATTGCGAAAGAAGCATTTCGCACCGGCAAGACCATCCGCGAGCTCTGCCAAGACCAAAAGATTTTGCCGGAGGAAGAGCTCGCCCGCGCCCTCGATCCATGGAGCATGACGGAGCCGCACGGATGA
- the mqnC gene encoding cyclic dehypoxanthinyl futalosine synthase produces the protein MPSSLEPLLEKAVAGQRLSPDEGLRLLESHDLAALGRAADAVTRRLHPEPYRTYNIDRNINYTNVCTAVCDFCAFYRKPKHEEGYVLERDVLLQKIQETIDLGGDQILMQGGLHPEFKIEWYEDLLRDIKRHFPQVNVHGFSPPEIHHFTKVSKLPLRTALERLKAAGLGSLPGGGAEILVDRVRSEITRGKVMTDDWLNVNRVWHQLGGRSTATMMFGHVETLAERIEHLERLRQLQDETGGFTAFICWSFQPEHTDLAHLPAAGSFDYLKTQAVARLYLDNFANIQSSWVTQGLKIGQLALVYGANDMGSLMIEENVVSAAGTVHHLSLDEIRGAISELGYTPRRRNVFYQLVDQAA, from the coding sequence ATGCCCTCCTCCCTCGAACCACTCTTGGAAAAAGCCGTCGCCGGCCAGCGGCTGTCGCCCGATGAAGGGCTGCGGCTGCTCGAGTCGCACGATCTGGCGGCGCTGGGCCGGGCGGCCGACGCCGTGACACGGCGACTGCATCCCGAGCCGTATCGCACCTACAACATCGATCGCAACATCAACTACACGAACGTTTGCACGGCCGTGTGCGATTTCTGCGCTTTCTATCGCAAGCCGAAGCATGAAGAAGGCTACGTGCTCGAGCGCGATGTGCTGTTGCAAAAAATCCAAGAAACGATCGATCTCGGCGGCGATCAGATTCTGATGCAGGGGGGCCTGCATCCGGAATTCAAGATCGAATGGTACGAAGACTTATTGCGCGATATCAAGCGGCATTTTCCGCAGGTGAATGTGCACGGCTTCAGCCCGCCGGAGATTCATCATTTCACGAAGGTTTCAAAATTGCCGCTACGAACGGCGCTCGAGCGGCTGAAGGCGGCCGGGCTGGGAAGCTTGCCCGGCGGCGGGGCGGAAATCCTCGTCGATCGAGTGCGCAGCGAAATCACCCGCGGCAAGGTGATGACCGACGATTGGCTGAACGTCAATCGCGTGTGGCATCAACTCGGCGGCCGCAGCACGGCGACGATGATGTTCGGCCATGTGGAAACGCTTGCCGAGCGAATCGAACATCTCGAGCGATTGCGACAATTGCAGGACGAGACCGGCGGGTTTACGGCGTTTATCTGCTGGTCGTTTCAGCCCGAGCACACCGATCTGGCGCATTTGCCGGCCGCGGGCTCGTTCGACTATTTGAAGACGCAAGCCGTGGCCCGGCTGTATCTCGACAATTTCGCGAACATCCAGTCGAGTTGGGTGACGCAGGGGCTGAAGATCGGGCAATTGGCCCTGGTGTACGGGGCCAACGACATGGGCAGCCTGATGATTGAGGAAAATGTGGTGTCGGCGGCCGGCACCGTGCACCACCTTTCGCTCGACGAAATCCGCGGCGCGATTTCCGAACTTGGTTACACTCCCCGTCGCCGCAACGTGTTCTATCAACTCGTCGATCAAGCGGCGTAG